The Spirosoma radiotolerans genome has a window encoding:
- a CDS encoding RNA polymerase sigma factor, with protein sequence MTDEEILAKYRDPSSRNYAFNLLVRKYQQKIYWHIRKMVIDHDDADDLVQETFIKVWNSLEQFRGDSQLYTWVYRIATNECLNFLNKKRRRFFLPIGDVEGELMEKLESNSSYVTSGSEPTGEEVQMKLQKALLKLPDKQRLVFNMKYFDDMKYEEIADITGTSVGALKASYHLAVKKIEDFITKTDTTD encoded by the coding sequence ATGACTGACGAAGAAATCCTCGCCAAATACCGCGACCCGTCGAGCCGGAACTACGCCTTTAATCTGCTGGTGCGCAAGTATCAACAGAAAATATATTGGCATATCCGCAAGATGGTCATCGATCATGATGACGCCGATGATCTGGTGCAGGAAACATTTATTAAAGTCTGGAACAGTCTGGAACAGTTTCGGGGTGATAGTCAGTTATATACATGGGTGTACCGCATTGCGACCAACGAGTGTCTGAACTTCCTCAACAAGAAACGCCGGCGCTTTTTTCTGCCCATCGGTGATGTTGAGGGAGAGTTGATGGAGAAGCTGGAAAGTAATTCCAGTTACGTGACATCGGGAAGCGAACCCACGGGTGAGGAGGTGCAGATGAAGTTGCAAAAAGCACTGCTCAAATTGCCCGATAAGCAACGGCTTGTGTTCAACATGAAGTACTTCGATGATATGAAGTACGAAGAGATTGCTGACATTACTGGTACATCCGTTGGCGCCTTGAAAGCGTCCTACCATCTGGCCGTAAAAAAAATAGAGGATTTTATCACAAAAACTGATACAACCGATTAA